Proteins from a genomic interval of Streptomyces sp. NBC_00820:
- a CDS encoding GntR family transcriptional regulator, which yields MQQRSAAATAAEADAVAVARGRATGAPEVRGEHTHSEPPMPPVKTVVQRSSVRGQILDALRTALVSGELVPGEVYSAPVLGDRFGVSATPVREAMQQLAIEGAVEVVPNRGFRVVERGSRELAELAEVRALIEVPVMLRLARTVPAECWAALLPLAEETVRAASSGCAAVYAESDRAFHRAVLALSGNEQLVRITEDLHRRSQWPLVSGPVLHGRANLVADAAEHTALLEALIARDLDVVRALVSEHFAGAA from the coding sequence ATGCAGCAGCGCTCCGCCGCTGCCACCGCCGCCGAGGCCGACGCCGTGGCCGTGGCCCGCGGCCGGGCCACCGGGGCGCCGGAGGTGCGCGGTGAGCACACGCACAGCGAGCCGCCGATGCCGCCGGTGAAGACCGTCGTGCAGCGCTCCTCGGTGCGCGGGCAGATCCTCGACGCGCTGCGTACGGCGCTGGTGTCGGGCGAACTGGTACCCGGCGAGGTCTACTCCGCGCCGGTCCTCGGCGACCGCTTCGGGGTGTCGGCCACGCCGGTGCGCGAGGCCATGCAGCAGCTCGCGATCGAGGGCGCCGTCGAGGTCGTTCCCAACCGCGGCTTCCGGGTCGTCGAGCGGGGCTCCCGCGAACTGGCCGAACTGGCCGAGGTGCGGGCGCTGATCGAGGTGCCGGTGATGCTGCGGCTGGCCCGCACCGTGCCCGCCGAGTGCTGGGCCGCGCTCCTTCCCCTCGCGGAGGAGACGGTACGCGCGGCGTCCTCCGGGTGCGCGGCCGTCTACGCGGAGTCCGACCGCGCCTTCCACCGGGCCGTGCTGGCCCTCTCCGGCAACGAGCAGCTCGTCCGGATCACGGAGGATCTGCACCGCCGTTCCCAGTGGCCGCTCGTCAGCGGTCCGGTCCTGCACGGCCGGGCGAACCTCGTGGCGGACGCGGCCGAACACACGGCGCTGCTCGAGGCGTTGATCGCGCGGGACCTGGACGTGGTGCGCGCGCTGGTGTCCGAGCACTTCGCCGGCGCGGCTTAG
- a CDS encoding PucR family transcriptional regulator: MRLRALLDTDALGLRLLGGEDELDRAVRGVMTTDLRDPSRYLSGGELVLTGLAWRRDAGDSEAFVRILVQAGVAALAAGEAELSDVPDDLVLACARHRLPLFAVDESVAFATITEHVVRQVSGERAGDLAAVVDRHRRMMTAGPAGGGPDVVLDLLGSDLDLRAWVLSPTGRLIAGSKVAGPELPAETCARLAAEHLSATREGRPAPHRVVLDGTAYSLFPVRSSGRSPRGERDIRETVLSDWLLAVEADAGDWPEERMDLLQGVTQLIAVERDRRDAARTVRRRLAQEVLELVQTGAAPAEIAARLRVAAPVLLPGLGAAPHWQVVVARVEWDGAEGEGGPVAQSLLEEVLVDPTATGPEPSDRIAVAHTGDEAVALVPLPAVSSEHDGSESGLLADALLRAVRDPLSAGLTDDGRLTLGVSAAVHSAEGLRGALEEARHARRVAAARPGRVCAAGHQELASHVLLLPFVPDDVRRAFTARLLDPLKEYDRRHRAELIPTLEAFLECDGSWTRCATRLHLHVNTLRYRVGRIEQLTGRDLSRLEDKLDFFLALRMS, translated from the coding sequence ATGCGGCTGCGCGCACTGCTGGACACCGACGCGCTGGGCCTGCGGCTGCTCGGCGGCGAGGACGAACTGGACCGCGCGGTACGCGGTGTCATGACCACCGACCTGCGCGACCCGAGCCGCTATCTCTCCGGCGGCGAGCTGGTGCTGACGGGCCTGGCCTGGCGCCGGGACGCCGGCGACTCCGAGGCGTTCGTACGGATCCTGGTGCAGGCCGGGGTGGCCGCGCTGGCGGCCGGCGAGGCCGAGCTCAGCGACGTGCCGGACGACCTGGTGCTGGCCTGCGCCCGGCACCGGCTGCCGCTGTTCGCGGTGGACGAGTCGGTTGCGTTCGCGACGATCACCGAGCACGTCGTACGGCAGGTGTCCGGCGAGCGCGCCGGGGACCTCGCGGCGGTGGTGGACCGGCACCGGCGGATGATGACCGCGGGTCCGGCGGGCGGCGGCCCGGACGTGGTCCTGGACCTGCTCGGCTCCGACCTGGACCTGCGTGCCTGGGTGCTCTCGCCGACCGGCCGGCTGATCGCCGGTTCCAAGGTCGCGGGCCCGGAGCTGCCGGCCGAGACCTGCGCGCGGCTCGCCGCGGAGCACCTTTCGGCCACCCGTGAGGGCCGGCCCGCGCCCCACCGGGTCGTGCTGGACGGCACGGCGTACTCCCTCTTCCCGGTCCGCTCCTCCGGCCGCTCCCCGCGCGGGGAGCGGGACATACGCGAGACGGTCCTGTCGGACTGGCTGCTGGCCGTCGAGGCGGACGCCGGGGACTGGCCCGAGGAGCGCATGGACCTGCTCCAGGGCGTCACCCAGCTGATCGCCGTCGAGCGGGACCGCCGGGACGCGGCGCGCACGGTACGGCGCCGGCTCGCCCAGGAGGTGCTGGAACTGGTGCAGACGGGCGCCGCGCCCGCCGAGATCGCCGCCCGCCTGCGGGTGGCCGCGCCGGTGCTGCTGCCCGGACTCGGGGCGGCCCCGCACTGGCAGGTGGTCGTGGCCCGCGTCGAGTGGGACGGCGCCGAGGGCGAGGGCGGCCCGGTCGCCCAGTCGCTGCTGGAGGAGGTCCTGGTCGACCCGACGGCCACGGGCCCGGAGCCCTCGGACCGCATCGCCGTCGCCCACACCGGCGACGAGGCCGTCGCCCTGGTGCCGCTGCCCGCGGTCTCCTCCGAGCACGACGGCTCGGAGTCCGGCCTGCTCGCCGACGCGCTGCTCCGGGCCGTACGGGACCCGCTGTCGGCGGGCCTGACCGACGACGGGCGGCTCACCCTCGGCGTCAGCGCGGCCGTGCACTCCGCCGAGGGGCTGCGCGGCGCCCTGGAGGAGGCCCGGCACGCCCGCCGGGTCGCCGCGGCCCGCCCGGGCCGGGTCTGCGCCGCCGGCCACCAGGAGCTGGCCTCGCACGTGCTGCTGCTCCCGTTCGTCCCGGACGACGTCCGCCGCGCCTTCACGGCACGCCTGCTGGACCCGCTAAAGGAGTACGACCGACGCCACCGCGCGGAGCTGATCCCGACGCTGGAGGCGTTCCTGGAGTGCGACGGCTCCTGGACGCGCTGCGCCACCCGGCTGCACCTGCACGTCAACACGCTGCGCTACCGGGTGGGCCGCATCGAGCAGTTGACGGGTCGTGACCTTTCACGGCTGGAGGACAAGCTCGATTTCTTCCTGGCACTGCGCATGAGCTGA
- a CDS encoding FAD binding domain-containing protein: MDFLRPASWEEALAAKAEHPAAVPIAGGTDVMVEINFDHRRPEYLMDLDRVGDLHEWEVGADTVRLGASVPYTRIMEHLRAELPGLALASHTVASPQIRNRGGVGGNLGTASPAGDAHPALLAAGAEVEAESAARGIRMIPIDAFYTGVKRNALRPDELIRAVHIRKADGPQQFSKVGTRNAMVIAVCAFGLALHPQTRTVRTGIGSAAPTPVRATTAEEFLNAALEEGGFWDGGQTLPPSVLKQFADLCSAACNPIDDVRGTASYRRRAVGVMARRTLTWTWESYRGGRRAAFPEGGAA; encoded by the coding sequence ATGGACTTCCTTCGCCCCGCCAGCTGGGAGGAGGCGCTCGCCGCGAAGGCCGAGCACCCCGCGGCTGTGCCGATCGCGGGTGGCACCGATGTGATGGTCGAGATCAACTTCGACCACCGCAGGCCCGAGTACCTGATGGACCTCGACCGCGTCGGCGATCTCCACGAGTGGGAGGTGGGCGCCGACACCGTACGGCTGGGCGCGTCCGTGCCGTACACCAGGATCATGGAGCACCTCCGTGCCGAGCTGCCGGGCCTCGCGCTCGCCTCGCACACGGTCGCCTCCCCGCAGATCCGCAACCGCGGCGGCGTCGGCGGCAACCTCGGCACGGCCTCGCCCGCCGGCGACGCCCACCCCGCCCTGCTCGCCGCCGGCGCGGAGGTCGAGGCCGAGTCGGCGGCCCGCGGCATCCGGATGATCCCGATCGACGCGTTCTACACCGGCGTCAAGCGCAACGCGCTCCGGCCGGACGAACTGATCCGCGCCGTGCACATCAGGAAGGCCGACGGCCCGCAGCAGTTCTCCAAGGTCGGCACCCGCAACGCCATGGTCATCGCCGTCTGCGCCTTCGGCCTCGCGCTGCACCCGCAGACGCGCACCGTACGCACCGGCATCGGCTCGGCCGCGCCCACGCCGGTACGGGCCACGACCGCCGAGGAGTTCCTGAACGCTGCCCTGGAGGAGGGCGGCTTCTGGGACGGCGGTCAGACCCTCCCCCCGTCGGTCCTCAAGCAGTTCGCGGACCTGTGCTCCGCCGCCTGCAACCCGATCGACGACGTACGCGGCACCGCGAGCTACCGCCGCCGCGCGGTCGGCGTCATGGCCCGCCGGACGCTCACCTGGACCTGGGAGTCCTACCGCGGCGGCCGCCGTGCCGCCTTTCCGGAAGGGGGCGCCGCCTGA
- a CDS encoding (2Fe-2S)-binding protein, which yields MRVNLTVNGRPQEADDVWEGESLLYVLRERLGLPGSKNACEQGECGSCTVRLDGVPVCACLVAAGQAEGREVVTVEGLAEYARQRSHATDGTDATDAPGTSLGEPGTSLDEARRWEARPAAEAPDALSPVQQAFIDAGAVQCGFCTPGLLVAADEMLERTPDPTDADIREALSGNLCRCTGYEKIMDAVRLAAARQSEGV from the coding sequence ATGCGCGTCAATCTCACCGTCAACGGACGCCCGCAGGAGGCCGACGACGTCTGGGAGGGCGAGTCCCTGCTGTACGTCCTGCGCGAACGTCTCGGCCTGCCCGGCTCCAAGAACGCCTGTGAACAGGGCGAGTGCGGATCCTGCACCGTCCGCCTGGACGGCGTACCGGTGTGCGCGTGCCTGGTCGCGGCCGGCCAGGCCGAGGGCCGCGAGGTCGTCACCGTCGAGGGCCTCGCGGAGTACGCCAGGCAGCGGTCCCACGCGACCGACGGGACCGACGCGACCGACGCGCCCGGCACGTCACTCGGCGAGCCCGGCACGTCACTGGACGAGGCCAGGCGCTGGGAGGCCAGGCCGGCCGCCGAGGCGCCCGACGCCCTCTCCCCGGTCCAGCAGGCGTTCATCGACGCGGGCGCCGTCCAGTGCGGCTTCTGCACCCCGGGCCTGCTCGTCGCCGCCGACGAGATGCTGGAGCGCACCCCCGACCCGACCGACGCGGACATCCGCGAGGCACTGTCGGGCAACCTGTGCCGCTGCACGGGCTACGAGAAGATCATGGACGCGGTCCGCCTCGCGGCCGCCCGGCAGTCCGAGGGGGTCTGA